The Scyliorhinus canicula chromosome 20, sScyCan1.1, whole genome shotgun sequence genome has a window encoding:
- the LOC119954769 gene encoding uromodulin-like, whose amino-acid sequence MNECQSGSHDCHSSAACFNIPGSFQCVCKAGHTGDGRNCSDVNECQSGSHDCHSSASCFNSPGSFQCVCKAGHTGDGRNCSDVNECQSGSHDCHSSASCFNSPGSFQCVCKAGHTGDGKNCTGN is encoded by the exons ATGAATGAATGTCAAAGTGGAAGCCACGACTGTCACAGCTCAGCCGCCTGTTTCAACATCCCCGGCTCTTTCCAATGTGTGTGTAAGGCTGGACATACTGGAGATGGGAGGAATTGTTCAG ATGTGAATGAATGTCAAAGTGGAAGCCACGACTGTCACAGCTCAGCCTCCTGTTTCAACAGCCCCGGCTCTTTCCAATGTGTGTGTAAGGCTGGACATACTGGAGATGGGAGGAATTGTTCAG ATGTGAATGAATGTCAAAGTGGAAGCCACGACTGTCACAGCTCAGCCTCCTGTTTCAACAGCCCCGGCTCTTTCCAATGTGTGTGTAAGGCTGGACATACTGGAGATGGGAAGAATTGTACAGGTAACTGA